The Apostichopus japonicus isolate 1M-3 chromosome 20, ASM3797524v1, whole genome shotgun sequence nucleotide sequence ACCAAACAAACTAGAGCTATAATGTCTGATGCTGAACCTACATACACAACCCGTGATAATGCAATAGGTATGTTGgccaaaacaaataaataaatgaaaggtCACTGGAATTTGAGATGCCATTCTGATTGTCTTAAACAGGTTTTACTTTCTCATTACACCATTTTCTTTATCCTGTTTGCATTCTTGtattatcaaataaaataattgtttttttctcccaTGAATCTACTTTAATGAGACAAAAATTCATCCTTCCTCCGAAGAACCAACGTCGAGCACGTTGATTACGTCAGAgatattgatgacgtcagaccGATCGATGACGTCacgccatttttttttaaatgttgtaatataaatttatatatattacaaacaacTTACAGGGCAAGAAACTCCAAAGAGAGTGCAATTTTAAGCAACAATTTGGAGTAACGTTGATATCTAAGTTCAAGACCAAACTGAGTCCTGGTACGCAACAGTTTAACGTTTGTCTATTTTCACTTGTTTTACCCGTTTTCACTCGTGCTCATAATTATGTCCTGGTTtatttaattacttaatatagtAATTGCTtataaaaggaaatatatatttctttattagGAATAATTTCAACGTCAGAAGGGATCTCTATGACATCGGAAGGGACACATATGACGTCGGAAGGGACATATGAGACGTCGGAAGGGACATCTATGACATCGGAGGGGACATCTATGACGTCAGAAGGGACACATATGACGTCGGAAGGGACATATGTGACGTCGGAAGGGACATATATGACATCGGAGGGGACATCTATGACGTCAGAAGCCTGGACACATATGATGTCGGAAGGGACATATGTGACGTCAGAAGGGACACATATGACGTCGGAAGGGACATATGTGACGTCGGAAGGGACATCTATGACGTCAGAAGGGACATATATGACGTCAGACCACGTAGTAACAGACAGTATATCGCCAACTGCCGATCCCAGTACAACAGGTATTACCGTACACCACTGCAGTAACTAAACTTCGTCCCAAAGCGTCTGCTTTTAGATCTCGTGGACATTATACCTGTTCGACTTAAAAGTTCAACTTTCAtggttataaatatattttcagatCTATAAGtagattaatttttttaattttttaaaattgaaatgataaGTTGATATTACAGCAATAATAGCCAGTCACCTTGGTTCATATTTATGCAGAATTCGATCTTCgatacaagggcggcggaaccggggggggggggtcacagggggcacgtgcccccccccccacttttcctcaggttaaaaatgtgccatttttctacataaaaattgaggtgtctcaagttagcaagaggccagggaaccagaatgaacactcgggaagggccgtttccggccatctgaggggtttgtaaaacccaaaattttcttgtacgctccgcgccaaccgatggtggcgctccgctcagatagtcgtgcatacaactttgcaaatcctggctacgcccctgacttttaatgaatttctgtgggtcaaactcaaagctattttgaatggaaaattttttgttgagatattaacaaaaaataaactctaattcggaaaattcctacattagcaactagcatgatttcacctcattttgtctcaatagaaaatttgttccttgtttcccaatttgcacattggatattgcactgctagtatgcatattgttttgaggggggggggggggcgttgatggagtgatgtgtatacgcaaataagataatacaataagagtcataaagggtactaaatataaggctgcatcagtccaatcgaatttctgcaaagtgccctttgatgtcggtgcccccccccccagattaaaagtgcttccgccgcccttgcttctATACCATCTTCTATGAGAGAAATTCACATTCGACATTTCAATCAATTTGAAACTAGaggtttgaaactttcaatCCGTGGAACTTTACGAGAATGTGTGACTTATCTAAACTCCAGTTTTGCATTTCTCGTCACTTATCGATTAGTGATCGGTTGAAAATATTATCTTTACAGTCAGACCCGTTAATAAACATTATTGGATGTTACCATACATGAGGAACATGCTATACATTTTGTATGGTAATGTAACGTCCTGGACAATTTAAGAAAAATCACCTAAGAAATAGACATGACATAAGAACATCCACACAAGTTAACCCATTTTTTCGAAGTGTTCATTCAAATTCATTTAGATATTTTAATGTTGACAAGATTAAAACATGTTCTAAAATAGAAATGGTTgattaaaatatatcacattatTTTAGGCTATCATGTTAGTCACATTTTCATGTTCACTTTACAACTTGTGACGTCATAGAATATGTGGGCAAGCTCAATCGACGTTAGGTTGAAAAGTTTCAATCTACAAAGTTCATTTTCTTCTATTCAAATTTATTGCATTTGCCTCACCTGCATGCCACCGCTACTCAATATACCCCATCCCTTCCTGCAGCCCTGAATTAACCGTCAAACAAAATAAGCACGTTCCTAGGGCACCAAGGGAAGGGGGCATCACAGAGTTCCCGTAGCTATCATGCCCTTAACTCTTTGACTGCCACTCTCAACTTTAGTTGAATCCGAGACAGAAACACAGAGATAACGACGCCAAACTTTTAGGTGTAATTCAGAAACTAACAATTCAGAAACAAACTATTTTTCGACTATAAATTCGAGGTCAGTATGTGAACATCAAAGTGAGAATTTGTAAACGTCAAATTGTGGATTTGTTGACATCAAAGTGAAAATTGTTAATTCAAAGTGAACACAGGTATACAGTAAACATAATTctttttaattatcatttatcaaagttgtgatTTCCCCTCATCATTTCTAAATAAAAGGCCTCAGTCATTGGTTGAGTTTGATACATGCCCAATCTgttacataaataaaataagaaatgtaTTCATTTGATTTATATAGTTGTGGGGTCTgggccaggcgcggcggaacggaaaaattattgggggggggggggctaatgtgtggagactatctaagcgtagcgccaccatcggttggcgcggagcgtacaagaaaattttgggttttttcaaagccccagatggccggaaacggcacttcccgagtgttttatgctgcgaatacctagccctaaaatatgggtctcaagcctgcaatttctcagattgcacgtaaaaaagtctgtaaaaacattgtaatttgtatattcgatggtgttttaagagagtagctattacacgcagtgtactcgcaaagacgtttttgagtgcagtaagggcagtggcggagctaggggtattggtcagggggcaggaatggtctgtaggggcgctttcgacactatctaagcggagcgccaccacaggttggcgcggagcgtacagataatttttgagtaaagatactccctagattgcaggaaatgaccctttccgggccttgttaatttgcagataaacggagaataaataggtttcgtcgccattttgtcggaaaattacaccaacagaatatgacaaatgtcaataggtatatgagagcgcaataaaattgtcaataatcgcgaataagtgaaaagtagtgaaaagctgaaaagggcgccagcagtccatttgagtccgtcaggggggggggggcatccgccccctgactgtatatatggacgctccgccactacgtaaggggatgttggagaactggctgaaatgaggcaagtcattggcctaagacgaagttgtgttacgcttaccggtactcacactcactgcttccacttttcacggggcgtgaagacgcggttggggtgacaatgtggtctatagccaggggacgggccgagggtcccccagcaattacttaaattataacacctatatagtatacgtgtgcatcggacagatcgacaagtatgcattgaaaaatgggcagatgcacgtttcggagccttcgtaaatattggggggggggggggcttatcatgcatttgccccctcaactttttcattggggggctgagccccccaagcccccccccccccggttccgccgccactggtctGGGCCTGGCCTGGAAGGAAGGCACTTATTGAGTATTAGCCACTAAAGCAATGGAGGTGCCGAGGGGTCACCATTTGCATCACTCGCCCTTTATCCGGCACTTTCTTCCTACGAGCACGGAATGTTTTACAAGAACTCGAAAATTTGTTATCTCGAAATTCATATTTCGATGAGTTAATAAGATGAGTTAATAAAACTCCATATTTCTCTCTATGACTGAAAAAAaggttaagtttttttttctctcttaataTTTACCTAGAACTCGCTGTCAATAGATTTTGCCCATATCAATTGGATGGATTTTGTTACGAACCGTTCTATGACGAGGCCACATACTTAGACGCCCATAACCACTGTCGCAGCTTTGGCACCGGGTCGAACCTAGTTAGCATTCTCAACTTTGAAGAAGCCAGCCGTTTGAAGGAATTAATTGTGAATGAATTCTTTGAACCGTATGAAGACTACTGGATTGGACTGCTGTCGAATCGATACCAATGGGGCGATGGTAGTCCCTTGTTGTACGAGAACTTTATATTCTCTTATGTTCCCGGCACCTGTGTTATCGTGTCACCCAACTTGTCTTGGATCGCTGAAAGTTGCACAAAGAGAAATTTGTTCTTGTGTGAACGTGAAATTCCAACATCAGGTAAGCGGACCCGACTTACGTTCCCCGGGGAAGGGAGAAGGAGATTCAGCCAGttagccaacccccccccccttcccagtGGGtaaaatctataaaaaaaatccgACTGTATAGGTAGGAGCATGAATATATATGGACGTATACCCCGAGGCGAGTTAAGGGTTTATCGAGGAAGGGGTGTGGTACTAAGGTCGTTAATGCCTGCAACACCCACATAGAAAAGAGTTAATGGAGTCCTCTCCCAAAATAAAAGTAAGCGTAttactttaatttttattttcaggaaCCAGTGCTTGTGATCATGTGTATAAAAATTCCTGCTATGAAGGAAACGAGGACAGGGGAGACATAACGTTCGCACGGGATGTATGTTTCGCGAAAGGGAGTTACTTACTACAGGTTGAGACACGTGATGAACAAGAATATCTAGGAGCCAACATCCAGATGAATATGTGGCTTGACCTTAACACTTCCTTTACATCTGGGTACTCTTGGAGCGATGGAAATGAAGCGATTTATAAGGACTTCGAAGATGAAAGTAGTCATGAATATGGCGGAGTGTGTTTTAAGATGGACTACGAAGATGGCTATAGATGGGAAGCAGAATCTTGCGGAGACTTTGAAAAATACATTTGTAAATGGCCTCTGTAAAACAAATACATCATCTGGGCCTTCGATTGTAAGAGTGTAAGAGTGTAAGATATAATTTAATGGTATCAAATAACAAACCAAAAGAAACAATTCAATGAATTAAATAATCAAAACCTGCAAGTAAACACAGAAATTCTCTTAAAGGATACATGACTTTCGACAGAATTTTGTATGTccatatttcaagaaaaatgaatattaaacgTATACAGGTAATATGTGTTCTGTTCCGGTTGCCAAAGTATACCCTCTCCAAAATATATATGGAGATATAAATTGAAAGGCCAAGTAAAAGATGACGTCATTCCTCAGTCCTGGGCTAATTGCAGCcgataacacacacacacaaattctTTAACAACTTTACAAAAAAACAGTATAAGGGCATGTTAAACGTCCGAGTTCCACTAATTAAACATTGAGGCAAACTAAAAAAATGACGTCATTCCTCAGTCTTGGGCTAATTACAGCcgataacacacacacacaaattctTTAACAACTTTACAATAAAAAAGTATAAGGGCATGTTAAACGTCCGAGTTCCACTaattaaacattaacatttaactaCTTAGTTATGTACATTCGATttcaaaagaaataaagaaatcttTTCATATTAAAGATATACCAGAAACAATTGAGATTTgtattttgttacttttttatcTTAAATGCTTTCGCTTTTTTTTAGAGACATATTGGAAACTCTTTAATGATCATATcgaaaatttaacaaattaaaataaatacagtttgtttgtttatatattacTTCTATTTGTtgctattgttattgttgctcCTGTTGAAGGTTTCAGACGACAATGGACATACgaatatggcaagccatgtgggacaaacactgcataatatatccgcgtattaattggaatttataagcgtattaattcgaatatatacacgtattaattcgaatatatacacgtattaaataaaatacatatggggattaaatccaatatatgcacggattaattagaatatacacatttccgctcttgctgtgtacatataccaacgataaatgttttggcgggatcgcgagatcgcttcaaaaagcgaaactttacacatgtaggctacaacacatgtatattcgaattaatacgcgtatatattcgaattaatacgcggatatattatgcagtgtttgtcccacatggcttgccatatacgaacgaccgatatatatatatatatatatatatatatatatatatatatatatatatatatatatatatattgacacatCCCagtcgtaatatatatatgatttataagTTCCGCCAATTTTCTTCCTAATTTGTACCGTGCAGAAAAATTTATAACATTCCCAAACTTATAGACTATATAGATATGATTGAAACGCCCACTGTTCGTTCATTGTAATGAATTCTTAATTAAAATGTCTGCCTTGCCCTCGAGATACCTAAAtaactaaaagaaaaaaattatcgaCTGGTAGAAAGTAACGATTTTGTCACGCGGATgtaattatgatttttttttattctatcaCATCGAACAACTGAATTTTTGACGAAAAACATAAATAGTTATTTACAAGTTTATGGCATATAGAGACTGTTTTTTACCACAAGGTTCTTATAGCATGCATATATCATGCATAGCATTTTAGGCtatattttcaacaatttgaATTCAAAATCGCATCCTGATATCGGTTCATCTATAAAGTCACCAATTTCTTAAAAAATGAAAGCTGTTGAAAATCAGGACATTTTGTTGTATGGTGATGTGTTTATTATGGAAACTGTCTCATACTTAATCTTGGAAAAATAACTTTTAAGAAACAAGACATTGCAGTGCATTGTATGTGGAGCGTATACTTTGACTTTCACACAAGAATTTACAAACTATTCGGACAATTCATAATCTCAAAGTCTGGTGACGTCTTAATGAAGTCAAAATCCTGATATTAATGGTAAGATTATAACTTCACATGCACTTTTTTAGATTTCATTTAATTGAACTTTGTAAAATACCTAATGCTCCTTTTATTAAGATCACACAATTTATGTTAAGAAGAATATGCTGGATCATTCGAATATTAGAATAAGTTGAGTAactaaatgttgaattggaagccacccgacgtgtaagttgtaatcaatGAGCTCTTGCGGGTTTCTCctacatttgtggtcgcttaagtgtCGTAAAAATGAActtaaacaaagaagaaagaagagatAAAACTAAACGATTGTAATCATTCTGCGCATGTTTAAAACATAATTagcaaaaatatttttataatgaTATTTTATCCCATAAATTATGTCACagatattttaaaatttcaggAATGTTATTGAATATATCTAGTAAAAGGATTTTCCCAAACAACTTTTCTTTAGCATTAACTCCGTCTGACTTTGTGTGAGTTGTGTGAGGTGACCATTGTCGGTCATTTCTAGCATAAAATGGTAGTAAAACGTAAGAGTATAAACGCTGAAGTTTCTTTACGTGGTGaaggtttttattttaaaaggtTTGAAACCGAATTGGTTTCGTTTAAACATGTTTAATGTTTTCaacatgtttaatatttaaaaaattatctTTACCTAAcgtttcattgtttttgtaatatTATACACTTAACAGATTCAGTAGCAGAATTTTACTGAGCATCTGACCATTGACCTATCGCGTAATTCTGCTATCAAATATATAGACGACTATACACCAGGCATGACTTCAACGTCGCTGTTAGCTTTCCACGCAATTGGAATTATGGTCATTACCTTATTGAACCGTAAGTTTTAATTCCCAAATAGAATCGTTTCAAAAGATCATTCAACGAACTATACGGATATTTATACTTGGCTAcggacgggaggggggggggcaggtacAGGGTGGTGGCGGGTGGAGGTGGAGACGGTGAAGGGACACATATAGTTAGTGCTTTGATTTCAGGTATAAATAACAAGGCTATTTGTATTTTTGGTTGTATTGATCGTGGATAGTGCCTATTGACCTTATACAGATAAAAACCACGGCATATAGTATAAAAGATATTGCTATTTTGCTCTCAATTTGAACttacaagaaaaatgttttccaCCATCTTATAGCACTACTTTCATAGTCTAGTAAGTATATCTCCATTTAACACTGAACATTAATTTCAATTGATAAGAGTTTGTTCTAATTGCATCGGGGGAAAAAACACAACAAAGAACATGGTTTAACGTATTACATCAAACACaaaccgacccccccccccaccaccccactccaccccactTCCCCGCCACGGCCGAAACCAATTGTAAAAGTTGTATCAGTAAAGGAATAAGCTCAAGAGATGGGAGTGGACGGTGAATTTCTCTTTAGTTTTCTgtataaaaacaacaatttcttcaaatttctttaTACATTTAACCATCCGTTTCGACAAGTGCATAATTAAATTAGCGATCTTATTTACGCTCAAGGATTTGcttatatttaaaaattaattaataaacataAATAGTAGTTTAAATATAGCTTCAGCTCACGTATTTCCctataaatttatatcatcGTGTTATTTATTCTTTGATTTCTTTTGGCCAACTTGGCTTTGACAAATGATATCGACACAGAACATCCTAGCACGGAAGGCAATCAATATTTTCAACCAAACAAAAGTCAATAATGATTGTATTGGTTCATATAGCCTATACTTGAGGGTTTCTCAACAAAAACTAAATGGTTGTTGAAAAGTTGATGACCTGTAATATAAAATCAATATCATCAATTTTCAAGACTATTGTGTATACTTATGCCATTCATATCAGGAACAGAAAatctttatattataaatgccAGGAGTTCATTtctgtatttcatattttcgtTATTTCGACGAAACAGTTTGTAATTGCAGCAAATTGCATGTACAAGTCAATCCAACGCAACGCAACGCAGCCCAATCCAATCGAATCCAAATGCAATCGAATCCAATCTAATCAAATACAATCCAAGCCAATCTTATCCAGTCCAATCTTTAATTCAATCCAATCTATTCCAATCCAATACAGTGCCttgaaataaaatgcagtacaaTCCAACTTGCAATGCAATCTGATCCAATCCAATCAAATCCAGTTCAATCCGATGCTTTCCGATCTACATCCAATCTCCATCCAAGTTAAATGCAATCCAATCCAATCGAACttgcaatacaatgcaatacgaTCCAGTCCAATACAATACAACGCAATGCAATGCGGCGGAACGTAATGTagtgcaatgcaatacaatggATTACAATACCACTATTTTAGCAATATGGTATACACCATGTCTCTTAATTACATTTGTCTTTCTCTACGATAAAGTGATCACTAAGAAGATTCGTAGCACAAGCCAGATGAGGGAGTTTTGTTCTAGCTGCAAATTTTATGCTTTATTTTCATTTAccttattttaaattattttttttcggTTAAATGTATTGCCcacatgttttcttgttttgtttatgcCCCCTCCTAATCCTCCACTCGTTTGAGAGACTTTTTTCACAATTATTCTCTATTGACTGCCGTATAATTAATGACAGCATATGCAGGTACACTAGCGGATGGCGATGGCGTTTCCTACAAAGGCACCTTTCGATGTACCACgtttgatgaaaataacaacTACAAGCAAATGACTACAAATAATCCAAGCTCGACGAAGAAAATCAACTCTCCTCTGTTCACCgaaggtaatatatatatatatatatatatatatatatatatatatatatatatatatatatatatatatatatatatatatatatatatatatatataaagtaatataCACAGAGAAAAAGTAGCACATAAGTGAGAATATTCACCAATGAAACAGTGTTTCTCCTTCCACTCAGGATGTTCGGTGAGTATATggataaagtaaaatattatagCTTTCATCACGCTAGAAATAAATTTCCGGTCTGTGCTGAATCTAGTTTTATTCTCTTAAAATATCGGGtgcgaggggtggggggggggaggggtgggaagtAGAAAATTGCTGTGATATTTCTTAGCAGCAAAAATGTTTCAGTTATATAATGTTACAACATGGTCGATTTTGATCTACTTTCAGACTTAACGTCAAACATAGAAACGGATGTCGTGACGTCAGAGGGTGCGAATAAAAATGTTACTACTGACGAAACTTCAGGTATATACGTTTGGGATaaaattacttaaaataaaaatgttcattAATCATGAACCTACTGTATTATTTTCTCAAATGCAAATTGCAGAAATATATATTAGATCTATATTTTTTCCAAAAGGTATATGTTTTTCCTGTAGTTTATGGAAATTTATGTAAACACAACTTAATAAAGTGGGATTATACTTTTTCAGAAAAAGTGTTAAGCTTTAATATAATTGTATCAAAAACGGCCAGCATCTTCTGTTTCGTGCAAAACATACTTACTGTCCCAAAATTACGTCAtcttatatatttaataaagaacgtaatttaaaaacaatgggTAGATATTTTCCCTTTCACTTTAAAATGTGTCGCTTTGAATAtgattttacaaatattttcgACTTTCTTCTTGCGTCAGTTTTTACGTCCAAAGGAGAAGCTGAAAATTTGACGTCGGAGCCAACGACTGCTAACACATATTCTACATCTAAAGACACTTCAACGAGAGGTattttttaaccaaaatttaaaaaactatTTCGTCCAATTTTAATGAGGCTTTGTGTCTGCAGTATTCttctctaaccccccccccccaaacaaaaaggGGAACAATTTAAAACATGGAAAATATGTAATGGAATATCCATATTCAGCTAAAGTAAATCGTCTCGATGTAATTTTACAAGTAACAAAGACCTTCTTCTTTTTGTAGACTCAACCTCAACAGCGGAAGCGACCATTGTGACGTCAGAGGATGCGAGTACTAACGAATATGTTACATCTGAAATCATCATTTCATCAAGTAAGTATGCAATGACTTGCTTCTCAATGATTATTGGGGTAATCCTGCACCAATTGCACATTCCCTACTACAACAGaagacaataacaacaaatggGCAAACTTGATATATAGTTTTGGTTTCGCTTGAACAAAATTTAATCCCTTTGAAATGATTTTACACACATAAAAATGTGACGACTGACGAAACTTCAGGTATATAAGTTTGGGATaaaattacttaaaataaaaatgttcattAATCATGAACCTACTGTATTATTTTCTCAAATAAAAATTGCAGAAAATATATGTTAGatctatatttttttccaaaaggtGTATAGTTTTTCCTGTAGTTTATGGAAATTTATGTAAACACAACTTAATAAAGTGGGATTATACTTTTTCAGAAAAAGTGTTAAGCTTTAATATAATTGTATCAAAAACAGCCAGCATCTTCTGTTCCGTGCAAAATATACTTACCGTCCCAAAATTACGTCAtcttatatatgtaataaagaacgtaatttaaaaacaatgggTAGATATTTTTACTTTCACTTTCAAATGTGTCGCTTGAATATGATTTTACAAATATTGTCGACTTTCTTCTTGCATCAGTTTTTACGTCCAAAGGAGAAGCTGAAAATTTGACGTCGGAGCCAACGACTGCTAACACATATTCTACATCTAAAGACACTTCAACGAGAGGTattttttaaccaaaatttAAACTATTTCTTCCAAATTGTATGAGGCTTTGTGTCT carries:
- the LOC139960792 gene encoding C-type mannose receptor 2-like, with amino-acid sequence MTSEGTYMTSDHVVTDSISPTADPSTTELAVNRFCPYQLDGFCYEPFYDEATYLDAHNHCRSFGTGSNLVSILNFEEASRLKELIVNEFFEPYEDYWIGLLSNRYQWGDGSPLLYENFIFSYVPGTCVIVSPNLSWIAESCTKRNLFLCEREIPTSGTSACDHVYKNSCYEGNEDRGDITFARDVCFAKGSYLLQVETRDEQEYLGANIQMNMWLDLNTSFTSGYSWSDGNEAIYKDFEDESSHEYGGVCFKMDYEDGYRWEAESCGDFEKYICKWPL